From a single Bacillus sp. NEB1478 genomic region:
- a CDS encoding YfhH family protein: protein MEKRFSEMTEVEIRAEIATLRAKAQKAEQMGMVSEYAVYERKIAMGKSYLIDPATIESGKEYGIQGDPGSTFSVLYLNGIFAWGYKNKQSTLEALPISVLEG, encoded by the coding sequence ATGGAAAAAAGATTCAGCGAGATGACAGAAGTCGAGATAAGAGCTGAAATCGCAACATTGCGTGCAAAAGCACAAAAAGCCGAACAGATGGGCATGGTAAGCGAGTATGCTGTTTATGAACGTAAAATAGCGATGGGTAAAAGCTACTTGATTGATCCTGCTACAATCGAAAGCGGAAAAGAATACGGCATCCAAGGTGATCCAGGATCAACGTTTTCAGTTTTATACTTAAACGGTATTTTTGCCTGGGGCTATAAAAATAAACAAAGTACATTAGAAGCGCTCCCTATCTCTGTTTTGGAGGGATAA
- a CDS encoding amidohydrolase, with protein MKKLIQKAKVYPITSSILEQGDVLIENGKITAVEQSIEPTAEMEVIDAKGLHLLPGFIDVHTHLGLYDEGTGWAGNDANETHEVLTPHIRAIDGCHPLDIAFKDAIKYGITTAHIMPGSANVIGGTTSVIKTYGQDIRKMIIKETAGLKIALGENPKRIHSGQNNDSITRMGIMGMLREAFYAAKDSAYQDNLRVAPIAAALNREIPVRIHAHRADDILSAIRFAEEFNLDYRIEHCTEGHLVVDSLKDLNLQVSVGPTLTRKSKIELKNKTWETYRILSENNVEVSITTDHPYIPIQYLNVCAALAVREGLSEKKALEGITIAPAKNLGIANRVGSIEPGKDADLCLWTEHPFHYSASPIMTIIDGEIIYNKSTK; from the coding sequence ATGAAAAAACTCATACAAAAAGCAAAAGTATACCCCATTACAAGCAGTATTCTGGAGCAGGGGGATGTGCTCATTGAAAACGGTAAAATCACAGCAGTTGAGCAATCAATAGAACCAACCGCTGAAATGGAAGTTATCGACGCAAAGGGTCTTCACCTTCTCCCTGGATTTATTGATGTACATACCCATTTAGGACTTTATGATGAAGGCACTGGCTGGGCAGGAAATGACGCGAACGAAACCCACGAAGTTTTGACTCCTCATATCCGTGCCATTGATGGCTGCCATCCATTGGATATTGCTTTTAAGGATGCGATAAAATACGGAATCACAACCGCTCATATTATGCCGGGGAGTGCAAACGTAATAGGCGGGACAACATCTGTTATCAAAACATACGGCCAAGATATACGTAAGATGATCATTAAAGAAACGGCTGGACTTAAAATCGCATTAGGTGAAAATCCAAAACGGATCCATAGCGGCCAGAACAATGACTCTATCACACGAATGGGAATCATGGGGATGCTGCGTGAAGCCTTTTATGCAGCAAAAGATTCTGCTTATCAGGACAATCTGAGGGTTGCCCCTATCGCAGCAGCCCTTAATCGTGAAATTCCTGTCCGAATTCATGCCCATCGTGCAGATGATATTCTTTCAGCGATCCGTTTTGCTGAAGAATTCAACTTAGATTATCGTATTGAGCATTGTACAGAGGGTCATCTTGTTGTCGATTCTTTAAAAGATTTAAATTTACAAGTAAGTGTTGGACCTACCCTTACCCGCAAATCCAAAATTGAATTAAAGAACAAAACTTGGGAGACGTATCGCATATTATCTGAAAATAATGTCGAAGTTTCGATTACGACAGATCATCCTTATATCCCTATTCAATATTTGAATGTCTGTGCAGCCCTTGCTGTGCGTGAAGGATTGAGCGAAAAAAAAGCTCTTGAAGGCATCACGATCGCACCAGCAAAAAACCTGGGAATAGCGAATCGTGTCGGAAGTATCGAACCTGGAAAAGATGCTGATTTATGCCTGTGGACAGAGCATCCGTTCCACTATTCTGCAAGTCCAATTATGACCATAATTGACGGTGAAATAATTTACAATAAATCAACAAAATAA
- a CDS encoding carbon starvation CstA family protein — MELQRNVPAKKKNPFLKALLWIAIALAGGIALSIIAFQRDEKINAIWFIVASLCTYAIAYRFYARFIANKIFSLNKNNATPAERYNDGKDFVPTNKWVLYGHHFAAIAGAGPLVGPTLAAQMGFLPGTIWIIVGAVLAGAVQDFVILIISMRRKGKSIGQIAKEEIGPVGGILALIGVFAIMIILIAVLALVVVNALKSSPWGTFTIAMTIPIALFMGFYMRYIRPGKVGEASIIGFVLLVFALISGQWVADSATLAPLFTFDGETLAWMLIIYGFLASVLPVWMLLAPRDYLSTFLKVGVIGMMALGILIVMPEIQMPALTKFVDGTGPVFAGNLFPFLFITIACGAVSGFHALISSGTSPKLIANEQHAPMIGYAGMLTESFVAIMAMVAATLLTPGLYFAINAPAAAIGPDVTAAATTISSWGFTISADEINELAKNVDEESILSRTGGAPSLAVGIAQIFSQIIGGPQLMAFWYHFAILFEAVFILTTIDAGTRVGRFMLQDLLGQVFKPMRKTDSMPVVYFVSALVVAGWGYFLVVGVTDPLGGINTLWPLFGIVNQMLAAIALIVATTVILKMGKKKYVWVTLVPLAWLMIVTFYAAWQKIFSDIPKIGFLKQAEVMKEAAASGTLPPTVPTMEAAERLVFNNTLNAYLTAIFMLIIIGVLIDAMRIWYKAIKSEKPLETSEEPFLQTKLGEV; from the coding sequence ATGGAGCTTCAAAGGAATGTGCCCGCGAAAAAGAAAAATCCTTTTTTGAAAGCGCTTTTATGGATTGCTATCGCCCTTGCTGGTGGAATAGCACTGTCGATTATCGCCTTCCAAAGGGATGAAAAAATCAATGCGATTTGGTTTATAGTAGCTTCTTTGTGTACGTATGCTATAGCTTACCGTTTTTATGCACGTTTTATAGCAAATAAAATCTTCAGCCTGAATAAAAATAATGCAACTCCAGCTGAAAGGTACAATGATGGTAAAGATTTTGTACCGACAAATAAATGGGTTCTTTACGGACATCATTTTGCTGCCATCGCTGGAGCAGGTCCGCTGGTTGGACCGACATTAGCTGCACAGATGGGCTTTTTGCCAGGAACGATCTGGATCATTGTCGGTGCGGTGTTAGCCGGAGCCGTACAAGATTTTGTTATTTTAATTATTTCAATGCGCCGTAAAGGTAAATCAATCGGTCAGATTGCGAAAGAAGAAATCGGGCCCGTTGGAGGTATTTTAGCTCTAATTGGTGTTTTTGCCATTATGATTATTTTAATTGCGGTACTCGCATTGGTTGTTGTAAATGCACTTAAATCAAGTCCTTGGGGTACGTTTACGATAGCAATGACAATTCCTATTGCGTTGTTCATGGGCTTTTATATGCGCTATATCAGACCAGGTAAGGTAGGAGAAGCTTCCATTATTGGTTTTGTATTATTGGTGTTCGCATTAATCAGCGGCCAGTGGGTAGCGGATTCTGCAACACTTGCTCCGCTTTTCACGTTTGATGGAGAAACTTTGGCTTGGATGCTAATCATTTACGGTTTCCTTGCTTCAGTACTTCCGGTTTGGATGCTTCTGGCACCAAGGGATTATTTAAGCACTTTCTTAAAAGTAGGGGTAATCGGGATGATGGCGTTAGGGATCTTGATTGTTATGCCGGAAATTCAGATGCCTGCTCTTACTAAATTTGTTGATGGAACAGGACCTGTATTTGCAGGGAATCTGTTTCCGTTCTTATTTATTACGATTGCTTGCGGTGCCGTTTCCGGTTTTCATGCATTGATCTCTTCAGGTACATCACCAAAACTTATCGCCAATGAGCAGCATGCACCAATGATCGGTTATGCAGGTATGCTGACAGAGTCATTCGTAGCCATAATGGCGATGGTAGCAGCTACATTATTAACACCTGGTCTGTACTTTGCAATCAATGCACCAGCTGCTGCTATTGGTCCTGATGTTACTGCGGCTGCAACTACGATCTCCTCTTGGGGATTCACCATTTCAGCAGATGAAATTAATGAATTGGCTAAAAATGTGGATGAAGAATCGATTCTTTCTAGAACAGGCGGTGCCCCGTCACTTGCTGTAGGAATCGCTCAAATTTTCTCGCAGATTATTGGAGGTCCTCAATTGATGGCGTTCTGGTACCATTTTGCGATACTGTTTGAAGCGGTATTCATATTGACCACAATTGATGCCGGTACACGGGTTGGCCGATTTATGCTTCAAGATTTGTTAGGGCAAGTATTCAAACCAATGAGAAAAACAGATTCTATGCCTGTTGTTTACTTTGTAAGTGCGCTCGTTGTTGCTGGATGGGGCTATTTCTTAGTCGTTGGGGTAACAGACCCATTAGGAGGCATCAATACGCTCTGGCCTCTGTTCGGAATCGTGAACCAGATGCTTGCAGCAATTGCCTTAATCGTCGCAACAACGGTTATCTTAAAAATGGGTAAGAAAAAATATGTATGGGTAACTTTAGTGCCGCTCGCATGGCTTATGATTGTCACTTTCTATGCGGCATGGCAAAAAATCTTCTCTGATATTCCGAAGATCGGTTTCTTGAAGCAAGCTGAAGTTATGAAAGAAGCAGCCGCAAGCGGAACGCTTCCGCCAACTGTTCCAACCATGGAAGCAGCTGAGCGCCTTGTGTTTAATAACACGCTGAATGCTTATCTAACAGCTATTTTTATGCTTATTATCATTGGTGTCCTCATTGATGCTATGAGAATCTGGTATAAAGCAATTAAGAGTGAAAAACCGTTAGAAACATCTGAGGAGCCGTTTTTACAAACTAAGTTAGGTGAAGTTTGA
- a CDS encoding YfhD family protein: MEKRNRKNPSRTNAAASNANGLDVEYSSELADQNDLEANARAQAADRRQKKGSR; the protein is encoded by the coding sequence GTGGAAAAACGTAACCGAAAGAACCCATCTCGCACAAATGCTGCAGCTTCAAATGCTAACGGACTTGACGTCGAGTACTCAAGTGAACTGGCAGATCAAAACGATCTTGAAGCTAACGCTCGTGCACAAGCAGCTGACCGACGCCAGAAAAAAGGCAGTCGCTAA
- the mutY gene encoding A/G-specific adenine glycosylase, with translation MKSPSNNVFSLNQTYVKQFQQSLLSWYSENKRPLPWRLNQDPYRVWVSEIMLQQTRVDTVIPYFERFTTLFPTLQDLADADEEQVLKAWEGLGYYSRVRNLQTAVKEVCKTYGGKVPSDPREIASLKGVGPYTAGAVLSIAYGIPEPAVDGNVMRVLSRILLIEEDISKPKTRQIFENAVRELISHEDPSSFNQALMELGALICTPKSPACLLCPMRELCKGFEEGKQRELPVKLGKTKVRKASMAAGIIVGSDGRILIHKRQSEGLLANMWEFPNTEYVQAKKDAETIALSDYVEENISAKAVFEEKTGYIEHVFSHLKWEINVWQGLLTSEPEKLPADWKWAAVAELEDYPFPVSHQKIIRLVKEAIFV, from the coding sequence GTGAAATCACCAAGTAATAATGTATTTTCCCTCAATCAGACATATGTGAAACAATTTCAGCAGTCTTTACTTAGCTGGTACAGTGAAAATAAAAGACCTCTGCCTTGGCGCCTTAACCAAGATCCGTATCGTGTTTGGGTTTCAGAAATTATGCTGCAGCAAACGAGGGTCGACACGGTTATCCCTTATTTTGAACGATTTACAACTCTTTTCCCGACACTTCAAGATTTAGCTGACGCAGATGAAGAACAAGTTCTCAAAGCATGGGAGGGTCTAGGTTATTATTCCCGAGTTCGAAACTTACAAACCGCCGTAAAAGAAGTATGTAAAACTTATGGCGGCAAAGTTCCGAGTGATCCACGTGAAATCGCAAGTTTAAAAGGGGTTGGACCCTACACGGCAGGAGCGGTTCTTAGTATCGCATACGGCATTCCCGAGCCCGCAGTTGACGGAAATGTTATGCGAGTTCTTAGCCGGATTTTATTGATTGAAGAAGACATCAGCAAGCCAAAAACCCGACAGATTTTTGAAAATGCTGTCCGCGAACTGATTTCCCATGAAGATCCATCCTCTTTTAACCAAGCACTAATGGAACTGGGTGCGCTTATCTGTACACCTAAATCTCCTGCTTGTTTACTTTGTCCGATGCGAGAGCTTTGTAAAGGATTTGAAGAAGGAAAACAAAGAGAGCTTCCGGTTAAATTAGGAAAAACAAAGGTTAGAAAAGCGAGTATGGCAGCGGGAATAATTGTTGGATCAGATGGACGTATACTTATACACAAAAGACAATCTGAAGGACTTCTGGCAAACATGTGGGAATTTCCAAACACTGAATATGTACAAGCAAAAAAAGATGCTGAAACGATTGCTTTATCGGATTATGTGGAAGAAAATATTTCGGCAAAAGCAGTGTTCGAAGAAAAAACAGGGTATATTGAACATGTTTTTTCTCACCTGAAATGGGAAATTAATGTATGGCAGGGTTTGCTTACATCAGAGCCTGAAAAACTTCCGGCAGATTGGAAATGGGCAGCTGTAGCTGAACTCGAGGATTATCCATTTCCTGTTTCCCATCAAAAAATAATCCGCTTAGTTAAGGAGGCGATTTTTGTATGA
- a CDS encoding YfhJ family protein, protein MEERFERLAKQLQEMNPSLSYAEAREWVEGLWEDFESTRAKAGRDYEGQDVTEKMVTQLITSYGHKLHEYFSSNPKFQRFIKKDGPIH, encoded by the coding sequence ATGGAAGAGAGATTTGAAAGATTAGCTAAACAACTGCAGGAAATGAACCCGAGCTTGAGTTATGCAGAAGCAAGGGAATGGGTGGAAGGTTTATGGGAAGATTTTGAATCCACTCGTGCAAAAGCTGGCAGAGATTATGAAGGGCAGGATGTTACAGAAAAAATGGTAACACAGCTCATAACATCATACGGACACAAGCTTCATGAGTATTTTTCCAGTAATCCGAAATTTCAGCGATTCATCAAAAAAGACGGGCCTATTCATTAA
- a CDS encoding YpzG family protein, with the protein MNKKDYFSSTRFNGKYSDPFHSPRANSKHAYNQVNGETQQALNNYVLEIQTRKRS; encoded by the coding sequence ATGAACAAGAAAGACTACTTCTCATCAACCCGATTTAACGGTAAGTATTCTGATCCCTTTCACTCACCGCGTGCCAATTCGAAACATGCGTATAACCAAGTGAACGGGGAAACCCAGCAAGCATTAAATAACTATGTGCTTGAAATTCAAACACGTAAGCGTTCATAG
- a CDS encoding metal-dependent hydrolase translates to MDTGTHIVMGLGLGGLAMLDPAIANDPVTSQAILAGTLIGSQAPDFDTILKLKNNAVYIRHHRGITHSLPALVVWPLLLFGIISLFVPDADNGKLLLWTAIAVFLHVFVDIFNAYGTQALYPVSKKWIALGVISIFDPFIFFLHVAGLLLWYAGVNPGYTFLAVYSILVLYYIWRIIARVNVNKFVKRKIPEAVEIYASPTIRWGQYHLAIKSKSEFFVAGIKNGEVTVWDTFDHVPVPKTKIIEAAKKDRNISAFLSFSPVNRWEVEKNDHGHIVQFIDLRYRSKGHYPFVAMVQLDENLNIITSYTGWVYSEDRLKKKMDFSPLDLINNNE, encoded by the coding sequence TTGGATACAGGCACACATATTGTAATGGGATTGGGACTCGGCGGTTTAGCTATGCTGGATCCGGCCATTGCAAACGATCCTGTAACATCTCAAGCCATACTTGCCGGGACACTTATCGGTTCCCAGGCTCCTGACTTTGACACAATTTTAAAATTAAAAAACAATGCAGTCTACATCCGTCATCATAGAGGCATAACACATTCTTTACCTGCATTGGTCGTTTGGCCGCTTTTATTATTTGGCATCATATCCCTGTTTGTTCCTGATGCAGATAATGGAAAGCTCTTATTATGGACGGCTATAGCTGTATTTTTGCATGTGTTTGTAGATATATTCAATGCATATGGCACACAGGCTTTATATCCTGTTTCAAAAAAATGGATCGCATTAGGAGTAATCAGCATTTTTGATCCGTTTATCTTTTTCCTGCATGTTGCCGGATTGCTGCTTTGGTATGCAGGTGTTAACCCTGGATACACGTTTCTCGCTGTATATTCCATACTCGTACTTTATTACATCTGGCGAATAATAGCTCGGGTAAATGTTAACAAGTTTGTTAAACGTAAAATACCTGAAGCGGTAGAAATCTATGCGAGCCCTACTATCCGCTGGGGACAATATCACCTCGCCATAAAATCAAAAAGTGAATTCTTCGTTGCTGGTATAAAAAATGGTGAAGTAACGGTGTGGGATACATTCGATCACGTACCCGTACCAAAAACAAAAATAATCGAAGCTGCAAAAAAAGATAGAAACATCTCAGCATTCCTTTCCTTCTCACCAGTTAATAGATGGGAAGTCGAAAAAAATGATCATGGCCATATCGTTCAATTTATCGATTTAAGATACAGAAGTAAAGGTCACTATCCTTTTGTAGCCATGGTCCAATTGGATGAGAACTTGAATATTATCACCTCATATACAGGCTGGGTATATTCAGAGGACCGGTTAAAAAAGAAAATGGACTTCTCTCCATTAGATTTAATCAACAACAATGAATAA
- a CDS encoding maltose acetyltransferase domain-containing protein produces the protein MKTEKEKMMAGELYRPDDSQLINERKMARRLTRMFNETTEEETEKRTELLKELFGSTGKNLGIEPNFRCDYGYNIHVGENFYANFDCIILDVCEVRIGDNCMLAPGVHIYTATHPLDPDERNSGAEFAKSVEIGNNVWLGGGSIINPGVKIGNNVVVASGAVVTKDVDSNTVVGGNPAKVIKRLI, from the coding sequence ATGAAAACAGAAAAAGAAAAGATGATGGCAGGTGAACTCTATCGTCCAGATGATTCCCAGCTTATAAATGAACGGAAAATGGCAAGAAGGTTAACAAGAATGTTCAACGAAACAACGGAAGAAGAAACAGAGAAACGCACTGAATTGTTAAAAGAGCTCTTCGGTTCTACGGGAAAAAACCTTGGAATCGAGCCGAATTTTCGCTGTGATTATGGTTATAACATACATGTAGGGGAGAACTTTTACGCAAATTTTGATTGTATCATTCTTGATGTGTGTGAAGTTCGAATAGGGGACAATTGTATGTTGGCTCCAGGGGTTCATATCTACACAGCAACCCATCCGCTAGACCCTGATGAGCGTAATTCAGGTGCAGAATTCGCAAAATCAGTTGAAATTGGTAATAATGTCTGGCTTGGTGGCGGATCTATTATTAATCCCGGAGTAAAAATAGGGAACAATGTTGTGGTTGCATCAGGAGCAGTCGTGACTAAAGATGTGGATAGCAACACAGTAGTTGGTGGAAATCCGGCAAAAGTTATTAAGAGGCTAATCTAA
- a CDS encoding TIGR01777 family oxidoreductase, translating to MRRILISGGSGFVGNAITQLFSASNDEVFILSRKEKISNHPKIKYVQWMNGNDDIEKKLPPIDAVINLAGETINGRWTDEKKQAILNSRLKVTEKLLTIVKKMESPPPVWINASAIGYYGTSDSEVFTEGTKEHGTDFLAEVVKAWETKAQEASSIGCRTVFTRFGLILGKDGGVLPQLTLPYRFFAGGTVGSGEQWVSWIHIDDVARLIKESIDNELYNGPVNASAPNPVTMKELGEIIGDVMKRPHWLPAPSFMFKLIFGEMSMLILKGQQVLPEKAIQNGFTFKYPNVKRALQDLLQ from the coding sequence ATGAGAAGAATTTTGATTTCAGGAGGAAGCGGTTTTGTTGGAAATGCAATTACTCAACTGTTTTCAGCTTCTAACGACGAAGTTTTTATATTGTCTAGAAAAGAAAAAATATCCAATCATCCAAAAATAAAATATGTACAATGGATGAACGGAAATGATGACATTGAAAAAAAGCTTCCTCCAATAGACGCAGTCATCAACCTTGCTGGCGAGACTATAAATGGACGATGGACTGATGAAAAAAAACAAGCTATTTTAAACAGCCGTTTAAAAGTCACCGAAAAACTGCTTACTATCGTGAAAAAAATGGAGTCCCCTCCCCCGGTTTGGATCAACGCTTCGGCAATCGGGTATTACGGTACATCAGATTCTGAAGTTTTTACCGAGGGTACAAAAGAACATGGAACAGATTTTCTTGCCGAAGTTGTTAAAGCTTGGGAAACAAAAGCACAAGAAGCTTCATCAATAGGCTGCAGAACCGTTTTTACTCGATTTGGTCTTATTTTAGGTAAAGATGGAGGAGTTCTCCCTCAATTAACATTGCCTTATCGTTTTTTTGCAGGAGGAACAGTCGGATCAGGTGAACAATGGGTTTCTTGGATACATATCGATGATGTTGCGCGGCTTATCAAAGAATCAATTGATAACGAATTATATAATGGCCCAGTAAACGCTTCAGCACCAAATCCCGTTACGATGAAAGAATTAGGTGAAATAATTGGTGATGTTATGAAGCGTCCTCATTGGCTTCCTGCTCCTTCTTTTATGTTCAAGCTCATTTTCGGTGAGATGAGTATGCTGATATTAAAAGGTCAGCAAGTTTTGCCCGAAAAAGCTATACAAAATGGTTTTACTTTTAAGTATCCTAATGTAAAAAGAGCTTTACAAGACTTGTTACAATAA
- a CDS encoding YbdD/YjiX family protein, producing MIMQVIWEKIKHVLRIISYISKGVSNLPDYQAYVRHVQEKHPGQTPPSEKEFFEELLANKYGPNAKRCC from the coding sequence ATGATCATGCAGGTCATATGGGAAAAGATTAAACATGTCTTACGGATCATTTCATACATCAGTAAAGGCGTATCAAACCTTCCAGATTATCAGGCTTATGTCAGACACGTTCAAGAAAAACATCCTGGTCAGACACCTCCAAGCGAGAAAGAATTTTTTGAAGAATTGCTTGCGAACAAATATGGTCCTAATGCTAAACGCTGCTGTTAA
- a CDS encoding SDR family NAD(P)-dependent oxidoreductase, which produces MIILNKTVIITGGGSGLGYALASQYCKDYNICLIGRTKSKLQLAVETLTDTKKRVTYKVCDVSNPQQIESVLQEIFQNEQIHMLINNAGTGVFESLETLTASDIEHMIETNVYGTIFPTKAAFPLFRIQGFGKVMNIISTAGLRGKVNESVYCATKFAVRGFTESLIKEWEGTSIYPTAVYMGGMDTPFWDETDHIKDRSRLKSPAMVAELIYSEDDNRPEIFIDR; this is translated from the coding sequence GTGATCATATTGAATAAAACCGTAATAATAACAGGCGGCGGTTCTGGTCTTGGATACGCACTCGCGAGTCAATACTGCAAAGATTATAATATTTGTCTCATTGGCCGGACTAAATCAAAATTACAGCTTGCAGTGGAAACCCTTACAGACACAAAAAAACGCGTAACTTATAAAGTTTGTGATGTTTCAAATCCTCAGCAAATAGAATCTGTACTGCAGGAAATATTTCAGAATGAACAAATTCATATGCTGATTAATAATGCAGGGACAGGTGTTTTTGAATCTTTGGAAACACTGACCGCATCTGATATCGAGCATATGATCGAAACGAATGTATATGGCACCATTTTCCCGACGAAAGCTGCTTTCCCTCTTTTCAGAATCCAAGGTTTCGGCAAAGTGATGAACATTATTTCAACCGCCGGATTGCGTGGAAAAGTAAACGAGTCGGTATATTGTGCAACAAAGTTTGCTGTTCGAGGCTTTACAGAAAGTCTTATAAAAGAATGGGAAGGAACCAGCATCTACCCAACAGCTGTTTACATGGGCGGCATGGATACTCCTTTTTGGGATGAAACGGACCATATTAAAGACCGCTCTCGATTAAAATCCCCAGCTATGGTAGCTGAATTAATCTACAGCGAAGATGATAATCGCCCAGAAATCTTTATAGACCGTTAA
- the sspK gene encoding small, acid-soluble spore protein K, whose product MRNKSKNFPNRISFSGEPRSKEEFSSKRPDGTTRDHPQERMFLSNQHRDDQ is encoded by the coding sequence ATGCGAAATAAATCGAAAAACTTCCCAAATCGGATCTCCTTCTCAGGTGAGCCGAGATCAAAAGAAGAATTCTCTTCTAAACGGCCAGATGGGACAACACGCGATCATCCGCAAGAGCGCATGTTCTTGTCCAATCAACACCGAGACGATCAGTAA
- the recX gene encoding recombination regulator RecX, whose protein sequence is MAVITRISAQQKNDERFNIYIQKGAKEEFAFSVDADVLIKFQLQKGMEINKEEWDEILSEDEYRKAFNKALHYLSYRMRTVHEIEAYLEKKEVTELTIKRVIEKLSEYNFANDKSYADSFVKSRMNTTFKGPGAIRQELKKKGIGENDAEGALDQFSFDQQLDVSVKFIQKQFSGRSKRSEKEQKQKIAQQLQQKGFNWEVIEMAFQHAQISQSAEEEKEALLYHANKAHQKYKKYNGFEYEARMKRYLFGKGFNSEVISEVLSSDSF, encoded by the coding sequence ATGGCTGTTATTACAAGGATTTCTGCTCAACAAAAGAATGACGAAAGATTTAATATATATATCCAAAAAGGTGCAAAAGAAGAATTCGCATTTAGTGTTGATGCTGACGTTCTCATTAAGTTCCAACTTCAAAAAGGCATGGAGATCAATAAAGAAGAGTGGGACGAGATTCTTTCAGAAGATGAGTACCGTAAAGCCTTTAATAAGGCGCTTCATTATTTGTCATACCGAATGAGGACTGTACATGAGATCGAAGCTTATTTAGAGAAAAAGGAAGTCACAGAACTAACGATAAAAAGGGTGATTGAAAAACTTTCGGAGTACAATTTTGCAAATGACAAAAGTTATGCAGATTCATTTGTAAAAAGCCGGATGAATACAACCTTTAAAGGCCCTGGTGCGATCCGTCAGGAACTAAAGAAAAAAGGAATCGGAGAAAATGATGCAGAAGGCGCGCTAGATCAGTTTTCTTTTGACCAGCAGCTGGATGTGAGCGTGAAATTCATTCAAAAACAATTTTCCGGAAGATCAAAGCGGTCTGAAAAAGAGCAGAAACAAAAAATAGCTCAGCAGCTGCAGCAAAAAGGATTCAATTGGGAAGTCATCGAAATGGCATTTCAGCATGCACAGATCAGTCAAAGTGCTGAAGAAGAAAAAGAAGCTTTGCTCTATCATGCAAATAAAGCACATCAAAAATATAAAAAATACAACGGATTTGAATATGAGGCTCGAATGAAACGCTATTTATTCGGCAAGGGATTTAATTCTGAAGTTATATCTGAAGTTTTAAGCAGTGACTCTTTTTAA
- a CDS encoding GNAT family N-acetyltransferase, whose product MLKKRDLTESHVLYNLMVHPEVFPFVRQKAASFEEFMFLTKQTLEEEEQGKIISRTILDEWHNPIGTINLFDVQDGYGFLGTWIGQPYFGKGYNNLAKEAFFSELFYEKDIHTIFMRIRKQNIRSQKAAEKIPYVTLANETRKDIYDQLNQGQEIYNLYQIEKDNYLMHQLRIQPLEVAEEHLKEA is encoded by the coding sequence TTGTTGAAAAAGCGTGATTTAACGGAGAGTCATGTTCTTTACAATTTAATGGTGCACCCAGAAGTCTTCCCTTTTGTACGCCAAAAAGCTGCTTCATTTGAGGAATTCATGTTCCTTACGAAGCAAACGCTAGAGGAAGAAGAACAAGGAAAGATTATCTCCAGAACGATATTGGATGAGTGGCATAATCCAATCGGCACCATTAATTTATTCGATGTTCAAGATGGATACGGATTTCTTGGAACATGGATCGGCCAGCCATATTTCGGCAAAGGCTATAACAATCTGGCAAAAGAAGCTTTCTTTTCAGAATTGTTTTATGAAAAAGATATCCACACCATCTTTATGAGAATTCGTAAACAAAATATCCGTTCTCAAAAAGCTGCAGAAAAAATACCTTACGTGACACTAGCAAATGAAACAAGAAAAGATATTTATGACCAGCTTAACCAGGGACAGGAAATTTACAACCTATATCAAATTGAAAAAGACAATTATTTAATGCATCAGCTTCGTATACAGCCGCTGGAAGTAGCCGAGGAGCATTTAAAGGAAGCATAA